The nucleotide sequence GTATAGAATTTTTGAGTCAAAATGCACATACGATGCGAATGCATCTCAATCCTTTTGTGTTCGGGGGGAACGTGGCATCGGTCGTGCACAGGCGGACGTTATACTGACCAGCGGAGGCAAGAATGGGTGACGCACCGAATCGTGAGGATGCGTGGGCGCTGCTCACCGAGTACACCGACAATCCCAGCCTGATCAAACATGCACTTTGCGTGGAAGCCGCGATGCGGGCCTACGCCCGGTCCTTCGGCGAGGACGAGGAAATGTGGGGCGTGATCGGGCTCATCCACGATTTCGACTATCAACAGAACCCGACCGAGGACACTCACCTCCACGTCGGCACGGCGATCCTCCGTGATCGCGGCTGGCCGGAAGATTGGGTGCGAATCGTCGCTTCGCACGCGGATTACATGGGTGTGCCACGAGAAAGCAAAGCCGCGAAGGCCCTGTTCGCGGTCGATGAGCTGTCAGGCTTTCTGACCGCTTGTGCGCTCGTGCGACCTGACAAGGCGATCGCCGAGGTCAAGGTGAAGTCGGTCAAGAAGAAGCTCAAAGACAAGGCATTCGCCCGTGGCGTCAACCGCGATGACGTCCGAAACGGCGCTGAGGAGTTGGGCGTCGAGCTCGGTGAACACATCGAGTTCGTGCGTGAAGCGATGGCGACGGTCGCCGATCAGCTGGAGCTTCCACCACCCGAATAGGATTGTCCGCCGTCCGCCCTGAACAACGAAGACACGAAGGTACAAAGTTGTTCACAAGGTGAATTTCCTTGTGTCCCCTAGGTGTCTTGGTGCGTTTGTGGTTGATGTGGGTTCGTCCGCCTGCTTGGAGGGAGACGTCGTTCAGGCAGGTTCGATGACTTCGAGGCCGCCCATGTACGGTCGCAGCACATCGGGAACGATGACCGAGCCGTCGGCCTGCTGGTAGTTCTCGAGCACGGCCACCATGGTTCGGCCGGCGGCGAGTCCGGAGCCA is from Acidobacteriota bacterium and encodes:
- a CDS encoding HDIG domain-containing protein: MGDAPNREDAWALLTEYTDNPSLIKHALCVEAAMRAYARSFGEDEEMWGVIGLIHDFDYQQNPTEDTHLHVGTAILRDRGWPEDWVRIVASHADYMGVPRESKAAKALFAVDELSGFLTACALVRPDKAIAEVKVKSVKKKLKDKAFARGVNRDDVRNGAEELGVELGEHIEFVREAMATVADQLELPPPE